One Halosegnis longus DNA window includes the following coding sequences:
- a CDS encoding Lrp/AsnC family transcriptional regulator gives MSTDTTEERILSVLEEDAQASYAEIADQAGVSKPTVRKYVDKLESDGVIVGYSADIDPKKLASRSIALVGIEVASEQYVEASRELAALDSVEALYASSGDHTLMAEVRGTDGNAVGSVISEDILTVDGVEEAHPSFLQERLK, from the coding sequence ATGAGTACCGACACCACCGAGGAACGTATCCTCTCGGTGTTAGAGGAGGACGCCCAGGCCTCCTACGCCGAGATTGCGGACCAAGCGGGTGTCTCCAAGCCGACGGTTCGCAAGTACGTCGACAAGCTGGAATCGGACGGTGTCATCGTCGGCTACTCCGCCGATATCGACCCGAAGAAGCTCGCCTCCCGGTCTATCGCGCTCGTCGGCATCGAGGTCGCAAGCGAGCAGTACGTCGAGGCCTCCCGCGAACTCGCCGCGCTCGACTCCGTCGAGGCGCTGTACGCTTCCTCCGGCGACCACACCCTGATGGCCGAGGTCCGGGGCACGGACGGCAACGCCGTCGGCTCCGTCATCTCCGAGGACATTCTCACGGTCGACGGCGTCGAGGAAGCACACCCCTCCTTCCTGCAGGAGCGACTGAAGTAG
- the hisF gene encoding imidazole glycerol phosphate synthase subunit HisF, giving the protein MTLTKRIIPCIDVDLDEDGNAAVYTGVNFEDLEYTGDPVEMAKKYNEAGADEFVFLDITASAEGRETMLDTVSAVADEVFIPLTVGGGIRTKEDIKETLRAGADKVSINSGAIAEPSLVNDGARAFGSQCIVISVDARRRFDEQGEHYVEVDGESCWFECTVKGGREGTDLDVVEWANEVESRGAGELFVNSIDADGTKDGYDIPLTKAVCDSVSTPVIASSGCGGPEDMYEVFTDAGADAGLAASIFHFDEFGIGEVKRYLDEKGVPVRL; this is encoded by the coding sequence ATGACTCTGACGAAGCGCATCATCCCCTGTATCGACGTGGACTTAGACGAGGACGGCAACGCAGCCGTCTACACCGGCGTCAACTTCGAGGACCTCGAGTACACCGGCGACCCCGTGGAGATGGCAAAGAAGTACAACGAGGCCGGCGCGGACGAGTTCGTCTTCCTCGACATCACGGCCAGCGCGGAGGGGCGCGAGACGATGCTCGACACCGTCTCCGCCGTGGCGGACGAGGTGTTCATCCCCCTGACCGTCGGCGGCGGCATCCGAACGAAGGAGGACATCAAGGAGACGCTCCGTGCCGGCGCGGACAAGGTCTCTATCAACTCCGGAGCAATCGCCGAGCCGTCGCTCGTGAACGACGGAGCCCGCGCCTTCGGCTCGCAGTGTATCGTCATCTCAGTCGACGCCCGCCGCCGCTTCGACGAGCAGGGAGAACACTACGTCGAGGTGGACGGCGAGTCCTGCTGGTTCGAGTGCACCGTCAAGGGGGGCCGCGAGGGGACCGACCTCGACGTGGTGGAGTGGGCAAACGAGGTCGAGTCCCGCGGCGCGGGGGAGCTGTTCGTCAACAGCATCGACGCCGACGGGACGAAGGACGGCTACGACATCCCGCTGACGAAGGCCGTCTGTGACAGCGTCTCGACGCCCGTCATCGCCTCCTCCGGCTGTGGCGGTCCCGAAGACATGTACGAGGTGTTCACCGACGCCGGAGCCGATGCCGGGCTCGCGGCCTCCATCTTCCACTTCGACGAGTTCGGTATCGGCGAGGTGAAGCGGTATCTAGACGAGAAGGGCGTTCCTGTTCGGCTGTAG
- a CDS encoding DNA-directed RNA polymerase subunit L translates to MDLRVIENEETELAIEIAGEDHTFMNVLKSALLETDGVATATYDMNPEQSGGQTDPILNIETESGTAPLDALEAATTSVKQKSDSFTDAYDAAA, encoded by the coding sequence ATGGACCTGCGCGTCATCGAGAACGAAGAAACCGAACTCGCCATCGAAATCGCCGGCGAGGACCACACCTTCATGAACGTCCTCAAGAGCGCGCTGCTGGAGACAGACGGCGTCGCCACCGCGACCTACGACATGAACCCCGAGCAGTCCGGTGGCCAGACGGACCCGATTCTCAACATCGAGACGGAATCCGGCACCGCACCGCTGGACGCCCTCGAAGCAGCGACCACGAGTGTCAAACAGAAGTCCGACTCCTTCACCGACGCCTACGACGCCGCCGCGTAA
- a CDS encoding 3-hydroxyacyl-CoA dehydrogenase/enoyl-CoA hydratase family protein: protein MNVDDISQVTVLGAGNMGHGITEVVAIAGYDVVMRDIEQDLVDDGYESIKWSLEKLSEKGIVSEDPETVLDRVDTEVDLETAVSDADLVIEAAPEQMEIKKDIFSDLDEFTPKDAILASNTSSLSITEIATATSRPEQVVGMHFFNPPVKMDLVEVIYGGETTDETAEATYEFVESIDKTPIYVRKDVNGFVVNSVLGPFSDEAAWMVSEGVADIEEVDAAMVHRRGYPMGPFELSDLTGIDIGYHVRKEAGRDIPPIVQEKVDAEDLGQKTGQGYYDYEDGDGTTYEAGQGEDVDTLRIEARIINEAARLIGNDVATADAIDTGMRLGAGFPEGPCRRGDKIGLDAVLEKLETLHEEYDHERYEPSEHLRSLVESGKTGEEAGEGFYDYGGDGGERHYSTIEYELSEDGLLEVTLDRPERMNALNDDLMDEVVHLLDNSDLDEVRAVTFEGAGDRAFSAGADITGFAGREPYEAAITEFFEVVAEYPRPTLAKIDGFCLGGGHELALACDLRIATEGSEFGFPEINLGLLPGGGGTQRAMRMLSDARAKELVFRGEHISAERAQNWGLINRAVPESEFEETIEEFLDDLVYGAPIALQKAKRVMNVGRDQDLEAGLELESQAFGHLLATDDMQEGAAAFMEDREPEFEGK from the coding sequence ATGAACGTGGATGACATCTCTCAGGTGACGGTACTTGGGGCAGGGAACATGGGTCACGGTATCACGGAGGTCGTCGCTATCGCCGGCTACGACGTGGTGATGCGTGACATCGAACAGGACCTCGTCGACGACGGCTACGAGTCCATCAAGTGGTCACTCGAGAAGCTCTCGGAGAAGGGAATCGTCTCGGAGGACCCCGAGACGGTGCTCGACCGCGTCGACACCGAAGTCGACCTCGAAACCGCCGTCTCGGACGCGGACCTCGTCATCGAGGCCGCGCCCGAGCAGATGGAAATCAAGAAGGACATCTTCTCGGACCTCGACGAGTTCACGCCCAAAGACGCGATTCTCGCGTCGAACACGTCCTCGCTCTCGATTACGGAAATCGCGACCGCAACCTCGCGACCAGAACAGGTCGTCGGGATGCACTTCTTCAATCCGCCCGTGAAGATGGACCTCGTCGAGGTCATCTACGGCGGGGAGACGACCGACGAGACCGCGGAGGCGACCTACGAGTTCGTCGAGTCCATCGACAAGACGCCGATTTACGTCCGCAAAGATGTGAACGGCTTCGTCGTCAACAGCGTGCTCGGCCCGTTCAGCGACGAGGCCGCCTGGATGGTCAGCGAGGGCGTCGCCGATATCGAGGAGGTCGACGCCGCGATGGTCCACCGCCGCGGCTACCCGATGGGTCCGTTCGAACTCAGCGACCTGACGGGGATCGACATCGGCTATCACGTCCGGAAGGAGGCCGGCCGCGACATCCCGCCGATCGTCCAGGAGAAGGTCGACGCCGAGGACCTCGGTCAGAAGACCGGGCAGGGCTACTACGACTACGAGGACGGCGACGGAACGACCTACGAGGCCGGACAGGGCGAGGACGTCGACACCCTCCGCATCGAGGCGCGCATCATCAACGAGGCCGCGCGACTCATCGGCAACGACGTGGCGACCGCCGACGCAATCGACACCGGAATGCGACTCGGTGCCGGCTTCCCCGAAGGACCGTGCCGTCGCGGCGACAAAATCGGGCTCGACGCCGTGCTGGAAAAGCTCGAAACACTCCACGAAGAGTACGACCACGAGCGCTACGAGCCATCCGAACACCTGCGCAGCCTCGTCGAATCCGGCAAGACCGGTGAGGAGGCCGGCGAAGGGTTCTACGACTACGGCGGCGACGGCGGCGAGCGCCACTACTCCACCATCGAGTACGAACTCTCGGAGGACGGCCTGCTCGAGGTCACGCTCGACCGACCCGAGCGCATGAACGCGCTCAACGACGACCTCATGGACGAGGTCGTCCACCTGCTCGACAACTCCGACCTCGACGAGGTCCGGGCGGTCACCTTCGAGGGTGCGGGCGACCGCGCCTTCTCCGCCGGTGCGGACATCACCGGCTTCGCCGGCCGCGAGCCGTACGAGGCGGCCATCACGGAGTTCTTCGAGGTCGTCGCGGAGTATCCGCGCCCGACGCTCGCGAAAATCGACGGCTTCTGTCTCGGCGGCGGCCACGAACTCGCGCTGGCGTGTGACCTCCGCATCGCGACGGAAGGCTCCGAGTTCGGCTTCCCGGAGATCAACCTCGGACTGCTGCCGGGCGGCGGCGGCACCCAGCGCGCCATGCGGATGCTGTCGGACGCTCGCGCGAAGGAACTCGTCTTCCGCGGCGAGCACATCTCCGCCGAGCGCGCACAGAACTGGGGACTCATCAACCGCGCCGTCCCCGAATCCGAGTTCGAGGAGACCATCGAGGAGTTCCTCGACGACCTCGTGTACGGCGCGCCGATTGCGCTCCAGAAGGCGAAACGCGTGATGAACGTCGGCCGCGACCAGGACCTCGAAGCCGGGCTCGAACTGGAGTCGCAGGCGTTCGGCCACCTCCTCGCGACGGACGACATGCAGGAGGGTGCCGCGGCGTTCATGGAAGACCGCGAGCCGGAGTTCGAGGGGAAGTAG
- a CDS encoding PaaI family thioesterase, with the protein MSTEGYEPLAAQLSDHGLLSWLDLSAVDIEHGRVVFELPFDEKFANIASGSVHGGVTATIIDTASGFALRTTFENPTDVALTTTDLNTRYVRPATDDVRVEAEVVRAGSSMGVTECEVTSVHEGERKVVATGGTTYRLFRDAN; encoded by the coding sequence ATGTCGACCGAGGGGTACGAGCCGCTGGCCGCACAGCTGTCCGACCACGGTCTGCTGTCGTGGCTCGACCTCTCGGCGGTCGACATCGAACACGGCCGCGTCGTGTTCGAGCTCCCCTTCGACGAGAAGTTCGCCAACATCGCCTCCGGCAGCGTCCACGGCGGCGTGACGGCGACCATCATCGACACCGCGTCCGGGTTCGCGCTCCGGACGACGTTCGAGAATCCGACCGACGTGGCGCTGACGACGACCGACCTCAACACCCGCTACGTCCGGCCGGCGACCGACGACGTGCGCGTCGAGGCCGAGGTCGTCCGCGCCGGCAGTTCGATGGGCGTCACCGAGTGTGAGGTGACCTCCGTCCACGAGGGCGAACGCAAGGTCGTCGCGACGGGCGGGACGACCTACCGGCTGTTCCGCGACGCCAACTGA
- a CDS encoding calcium/sodium antiporter yields the protein MTLATDLFLLLVGAGALWYGAERFVEGAVGLARRANVPELVVGVVVVGIGTSMPEVVASAGAALGGRTDLAVGNAVGSNLVNLGVVLGAVAFVTPLRARRPLRRRDAPAMLVATLAVLVALLDLRLTQMEGVLLLAGLAAYLGALLFVNREGERERRRNRPQADADATAAGVLPPAGAAVATVGGLALVVVGADVLVEAAVEVALAVGVSEWVVGETVVALGTSSPELAAALAAARAGYPELAAGNVVGSCIFNAFGVVGLVAVLAPSPVTSAATATTLWLVGLTALVTVLLFTGRKLTRAEGVVATAVNLVRWALDIL from the coding sequence GTGACCCTCGCTACGGACCTGTTTCTTCTCCTGGTCGGTGCCGGTGCGCTGTGGTACGGCGCCGAGCGGTTCGTCGAGGGGGCCGTCGGCCTCGCCCGCCGAGCTAACGTCCCCGAACTCGTCGTCGGGGTCGTGGTCGTCGGCATCGGTACGTCGATGCCGGAAGTCGTTGCCTCGGCGGGCGCAGCGCTCGGTGGGCGCACCGACCTCGCGGTCGGGAACGCCGTCGGCTCGAACCTGGTCAACCTCGGGGTCGTGCTCGGAGCCGTCGCGTTCGTGACCCCGCTGCGCGCGCGGCGACCCCTCCGTCGGCGTGACGCGCCGGCGATGCTCGTTGCGACCCTCGCCGTGTTGGTCGCACTCCTCGACCTCCGGTTGACCCAGATGGAAGGGGTACTTCTGCTCGCCGGGCTAGCCGCGTATCTCGGCGCACTCCTGTTCGTGAACCGCGAGGGGGAACGAGAACGACGACGCAACCGCCCACAAGCGGACGCCGACGCGACAGCCGCCGGTGTGCTCCCGCCGGCCGGTGCAGCCGTCGCGACGGTCGGCGGGCTTGCACTCGTCGTGGTCGGCGCGGACGTGCTCGTGGAGGCGGCCGTGGAGGTCGCGCTCGCGGTCGGCGTCTCGGAGTGGGTGGTCGGCGAGACGGTCGTCGCGCTCGGAACGTCCAGCCCGGAGCTGGCGGCGGCACTCGCGGCGGCCCGCGCCGGCTATCCCGAACTCGCCGCCGGTAACGTCGTCGGCTCCTGTATCTTCAACGCCTTCGGCGTCGTCGGGCTGGTTGCGGTGCTCGCACCCAGTCCGGTGACGAGTGCGGCGACGGCGACGACGCTGTGGCTCGTCGGACTGACGGCACTCGTCACGGTACTGCTGTTCACGGGTCGGAAACTGACGCGGGCAGAAGGCGTGGTCGCGACGGCGGTGAATCTGGTTCGGTGGGCGCTGGATATCCTCTGA
- a CDS encoding helix-turn-helix transcriptional regulator: MAESLTDEEETAFELIAREGGIHQSEFWKEMDIDSRKGSRLIESLEEKGHIEREESVHNGHTTYFVEPIVDPEDLDFSLLMAGDMLSPFVGDDEIDANSDKFTQWVMTLAYQ, encoded by the coding sequence ATGGCCGAGTCGCTCACCGACGAGGAGGAGACGGCGTTCGAACTCATCGCCCGCGAGGGAGGCATCCACCAAAGCGAGTTCTGGAAGGAGATGGACATCGACTCCCGGAAGGGGAGCCGACTCATCGAGTCGCTCGAAGAGAAGGGCCACATCGAGCGGGAAGAGAGCGTCCACAACGGACACACGACGTACTTCGTCGAGCCGATTGTCGACCCGGAGGACCTCGACTTCTCCCTGCTGATGGCCGGTGACATGCTCTCGCCGTTCGTCGGCGACGACGAAATCGACGCCAACTCCGACAAGTTCACGCAGTGGGTCATGACGCTCGCCTATCAGTAA
- a CDS encoding NRDE family protein encodes MCTLTVAYRQFDAPLAVAANRDELYARPSSPPHRWEDPDIFAPRDDQAGGTWTGTNDDGVLVAITNRWSRDVTDGDRSRGLLVRDALAESSAEAAGTLVRRELDARAYEPFHLLVADRERALLFEHDATDSETRLAPGTYVVGNAGWCGVRASPDDAGEPQRTRSFFVPAEGPNRGREQAANDEAVLDALVESETATATAWLDQAGEILGDHEYGVCIHGEEFGTKSATLVEVGETATWRYADGPPCETPFQRYGPDGRV; translated from the coding sequence ATGTGCACTCTCACCGTCGCGTACCGGCAGTTCGACGCGCCGCTTGCCGTGGCTGCCAACCGCGACGAACTGTACGCGCGCCCCTCCAGCCCGCCACACCGGTGGGAGGACCCCGATATCTTCGCTCCCCGCGACGACCAGGCCGGCGGCACGTGGACCGGAACGAACGACGACGGCGTACTCGTCGCGATTACGAACCGCTGGAGCCGGGACGTGACCGACGGCGACCGGTCGCGGGGCCTGCTCGTCCGCGACGCGCTCGCGGAATCGAGCGCCGAAGCCGCCGGCACCCTCGTCCGGCGCGAACTCGACGCCCGGGCCTACGAGCCGTTCCACCTGCTCGTCGCCGACCGCGAGCGCGCACTGTTGTTCGAGCACGACGCGACGGACTCGGAGACCCGACTCGCGCCCGGGACGTACGTCGTCGGCAACGCCGGCTGGTGTGGCGTTCGAGCGAGTCCCGACGACGCGGGCGAGCCACAGCGCACCCGGTCGTTCTTCGTTCCCGCCGAAGGGCCGAATCGGGGCCGCGAGCAGGCCGCGAACGACGAGGCTGTGCTCGATGCGCTGGTCGAGAGCGAGACAGCAACGGCGACCGCGTGGCTCGACCAGGCGGGCGAGATACTCGGCGACCACGAGTACGGCGTCTGCATCCACGGCGAGGAGTTCGGAACCAAGTCTGCGACGCTGGTCGAAGTCGGCGAGACGGCGACGTGGCGGTACGCCGACGGGCCGCCGTGTGAGACGCCCTTCCAGCGATACGGGCCAGACGGCAGGGTTTAA